In Clostridium swellfunianum, a genomic segment contains:
- a CDS encoding MurR/RpiR family transcriptional regulator, with the protein MKFDIYKIADNYKLTETERNILEYILKNIDAVLKQGVREVANSNYTSAATIIKLSKKLGYTGYIDMVYRLNFIIKNNKRNQERTSEITSFIAEIEKEKIDSFISMLIKHREDIILITATGFSDPIAEFFWRKMMVLGFKCIKTNSYGVYDTNQIGAAMVIGISKSGETESITKVIDYAAKNKLDIITFTGKPINYMAKRANLNFHILDDKELDDRNITANYFYARVMIVMEYLLDKVMNKL; encoded by the coding sequence ATGAAGTTTGATATCTACAAAATTGCAGATAATTACAAGTTGACTGAAACGGAAAGAAATATACTTGAATATATACTGAAAAATATTGATGCAGTTTTAAAACAAGGGGTTAGAGAAGTAGCTAATTCAAATTATACTTCTGCGGCTACCATAATTAAATTATCAAAAAAACTAGGATACACTGGCTACATTGATATGGTCTACCGGTTGAACTTTATAATAAAAAATAATAAAAGGAACCAGGAGCGTACTTCTGAAATTACAAGCTTCATAGCTGAAATAGAGAAAGAGAAAATAGATTCATTTATCTCTATGCTTATTAAGCACAGGGAAGATATTATTTTGATAACAGCCACTGGTTTTTCAGATCCAATAGCGGAGTTTTTCTGGAGAAAGATGATGGTGCTGGGCTTTAAATGTATTAAAACAAACTCCTATGGTGTTTACGACACCAATCAAATAGGGGCAGCCATGGTAATCGGAATATCAAAAAGTGGAGAAACAGAAAGCATTACTAAAGTAATAGATTATGCTGCTAAAAATAAGCTCGATATTATTACTTTCACAGGGAAGCCTATAAATTATATGGCTAAGCGTGCAAATCTAAACTTTCATATACTAGACGATAAAGAACTGGATGACAGAAACATTACAGCAAATTACTTCTATGCAAGGGTAATGATTGTGATGGAATATTTATTAGATAAAGTGATGAATAAATTATAG
- a CDS encoding sugar kinase, which translates to MEVVTLGETMVLFNPDSQGPLRYAHNFNMSIAGAESNVAIALARLEHNVGWISRLGNDEFGRYIKSVIRGEGVDVSRVSIDETHQTGLLFKEQFAHANPNIYYYRKHSAASFMGENDIDEGYIASAKILHITGITLALSKSAREGVYKAIDIAKQNGVLVSFDPNIRLKLWTIEEAKPVLLDVAKQADIIFPGIDEGRLLLGLEDYKEITKAFLDMGCKIVATKVGKKGCFISDGKEEVFVEGYVIEKTVDTVGAGDGFAAGFLSGYLRNKSLHDCAKLANAIGAMATLVKGDIEGFPTLSQVNQFMGLTNYIDR; encoded by the coding sequence ATGGAAGTTGTTACACTTGGAGAAACTATGGTACTTTTCAACCCTGATTCACAGGGACCTTTAAGATATGCACATAATTTTAATATGTCCATAGCAGGGGCTGAATCAAATGTAGCAATAGCTTTAGCAAGGCTTGAACATAATGTTGGATGGATTTCAAGACTTGGTAATGATGAGTTTGGAAGATATATAAAATCTGTCATAAGAGGAGAAGGAGTAGACGTGTCTAGAGTGTCTATTGATGAAACACACCAGACAGGGCTTTTATTTAAAGAGCAGTTTGCTCATGCAAATCCTAACATATACTATTACAGAAAGCATTCTGCAGCTAGCTTTATGGGAGAAAACGACATTGATGAGGGATACATTGCTTCTGCAAAAATTCTTCACATCACAGGCATAACTCTGGCCCTATCTAAAAGCGCAAGAGAAGGTGTATATAAGGCCATAGATATTGCTAAGCAAAATGGCGTACTAGTATCTTTTGATCCAAATATTAGATTAAAGCTTTGGACAATCGAGGAAGCAAAACCTGTGCTGCTGGATGTAGCAAAGCAAGCTGATATTATTTTTCCAGGAATTGATGAAGGCAGACTGCTGCTTGGTTTAGAAGATTACAAAGAAATAACTAAAGCTTTTTTAGATATGGGCTGCAAAATAGTAGCTACAAAAGTTGGAAAAAAAGGTTGCTTTATATCAGATGGCAAGGAAGAAGTTTTTGTTGAAGGTTATGTTATAGAAAAGACTGTTGATACAGTTGGAGCTGGTGATGGCTTCGCTGCAGGATTTTTATCAGGATATTTAAGAAACAAGAGTCTCCATGATTGTGCTAAGCTTGCTAATGCAATAGGTGCAATGGCTACCCTGGTCAAGGGAGATATTGAAGGTTTTCCAACTCTTTCTCAAGTAAATCAATTTATGGGGCTTACTAATTATATTGACAGGTAG
- a CDS encoding sugar ABC transporter ATP-binding protein, translated as MSEELFRMEGICKSFPGVKALDNVYLSVNKGEVHGLVGENGAGKSTLMKIMSGVYRADAGKIYIEGKEVNIDSVNKAQELGVSIIFQELNLCPHMTVADNIFIGRPPRKGLFISDKQLHADAKEVLDGLGIDIDSRALVNTLSVAQQQMVEIAKAISRNCRILVLDEPSAALTDKEVDKLFEIIRNLQKKGVGMVYISHRMNELEQICERVTAIRDGQYIGTRNYKDITIDELVNMIVGRTLEDKYPKYDRKIGEVLFEARNVRRKNIVSVDKLQVRKGEILGIAGLMGSGRTEIARCIFGADKADTMELFMEGKEIKVKSPGQAIAHGIGYATEDRKFDGLALKLDVEYNTNMAHLNQLSRFGIIDDKEGRKNAQKYKEMLRTKTPSLRQSVGNLSGGNQQKIVLSKWLCNNVKLLIVDEPTRGIDVGAKYEVYELFNRLSDQGVAIIMISSELPEILGMSDRVMVVHEGTINAELETKKTTQEEIMYYAAGYNKLEKKAK; from the coding sequence ATGTCAGAAGAGTTATTTCGAATGGAAGGTATATGCAAATCCTTTCCAGGAGTAAAAGCTTTAGACAATGTTTATCTTTCAGTAAACAAAGGCGAGGTACATGGTCTTGTTGGTGAAAATGGTGCTGGAAAATCAACCTTGATGAAGATTATGTCTGGTGTTTACCGTGCAGATGCCGGTAAGATTTATATTGAAGGTAAAGAAGTAAATATTGATTCTGTCAATAAGGCTCAAGAATTAGGAGTAAGTATTATATTTCAAGAGTTGAATCTATGCCCTCATATGACTGTTGCAGACAACATTTTTATTGGACGACCACCAAGGAAGGGTTTATTTATCAGTGACAAGCAATTGCATGCAGATGCAAAGGAAGTGCTTGACGGGCTAGGTATAGATATAGATTCACGTGCCCTTGTAAATACCTTGAGTGTTGCACAGCAGCAAATGGTTGAAATCGCTAAGGCTATTTCAAGAAACTGCCGTATCTTGGTTCTTGATGAACCTTCTGCAGCTCTTACCGACAAAGAAGTTGACAAGCTGTTTGAGATAATCCGAAACCTTCAAAAGAAGGGGGTAGGTATGGTTTATATCTCACACCGTATGAATGAGTTGGAGCAAATTTGTGAGAGAGTTACAGCCATACGTGATGGTCAATATATTGGAACCCGTAATTATAAAGATATAACAATTGATGAACTTGTAAACATGATAGTAGGACGTACCTTAGAAGATAAGTATCCTAAGTACGATAGAAAAATTGGTGAAGTGCTATTTGAAGCTAGAAATGTTCGTCGTAAAAATATAGTAAGCGTGGACAAGTTGCAGGTACGCAAAGGAGAAATTCTTGGTATTGCAGGACTTATGGGTTCTGGACGTACTGAAATTGCCCGATGCATATTCGGAGCTGATAAAGCAGACACCATGGAATTATTTATGGAAGGAAAAGAGATTAAAGTTAAATCTCCTGGACAAGCCATTGCCCACGGAATAGGTTATGCAACCGAGGATAGAAAGTTTGATGGATTGGCATTAAAGTTGGATGTTGAGTACAATACCAACATGGCTCATTTAAATCAGTTATCTCGTTTTGGGATAATTGATGATAAAGAAGGCCGTAAAAATGCTCAAAAGTATAAAGAAATGCTTCGAACTAAAACCCCTAGCCTTCGTCAGTCAGTTGGAAACCTAAGTGGTGGTAATCAACAGAAAATAGTACTTTCAAAATGGCTTTGTAATAATGTTAAGCTTTTAATTGTTGATGAGCCTACAAGAGGTATAGATGTAGGGGCAAAATATGAAGTATACGAACTATTTAATCGTTTAAGTGACCAGGGAGTTGCTATCATAATGATTTCCTCTGAGTTACCTGAAATCCTTGGTATGAGCGACCGTGTAATGGTAGTTCATGAAGGTACAATAAATGCAGAGTTAGAGACAAAAAAGACAACTCAAGAAGAAATTATGTATTACGCAGCTGGTTATAACAAGCTTGAAAAGAAAGCTAAGTAA
- a CDS encoding PTS transporter subunit EIIC, translated as MKDKIVSSMQKFAKSMIGPVLFLPIVGMLIALTAVFTNTAIVTNKGVIWTIGKFFNGMLSPIMGNLSILFCVGIAMGMAQKKKAEAAFVAIMSYILFLGANSRWLELSGKLIKGDTAGALYGTGQTIQLGFHVTDMGVFLGMILGILVAVIHNRYVGTEFKGAMAPYGNSKLVFIMMIPVVAVFSVLVTYIWPTVASGISALTGFMQTAGALGVFIYGFLNRFLIPTGLHHLIWSPFLYSAVGDQMIINGENIIGAKPVFLALLNDPAIKMMPDSARFLTYGLVKTFGVIGVALAFYFTAKKAKRNNLKAQLIPSTLTAVIAGITEPLEFTFIFAAPLLWFVYSVIDGLFQMFVYLINVRVCATNGILDFLVLNLPAGIARTNWPMYVVMGLVEIVVMFIVFKFMIEKMNLKTPGREDDDTDSVVDLNENASKVKQQMKATQQNTVNDDREKALQIINALGGKKNIINVENCFSRLRVDVVDNSVIDEKALKATGAAGVVKKGNNIQVVYGLSINKIRTIVDEALETIA; from the coding sequence ATGAAAGACAAAATTGTAAGCAGTATGCAAAAATTTGCTAAATCAATGATTGGACCAGTATTATTTCTGCCAATTGTAGGTATGTTAATTGCATTGACAGCTGTTTTTACAAACACAGCTATTGTTACTAATAAAGGAGTTATTTGGACAATAGGAAAATTCTTTAATGGCATGCTGTCACCAATTATGGGTAACCTAAGTATCCTGTTTTGTGTTGGCATAGCAATGGGAATGGCGCAAAAGAAAAAAGCAGAAGCAGCATTTGTAGCTATTATGTCCTATATATTATTCTTAGGTGCAAACAGCAGGTGGCTGGAGTTATCTGGCAAATTAATTAAAGGAGATACTGCTGGAGCTTTATATGGTACTGGACAAACAATTCAACTTGGATTCCATGTAACAGATATGGGTGTTTTCCTAGGGATGATTCTAGGAATCCTAGTGGCTGTAATTCATAACAGATATGTAGGCACAGAATTTAAAGGCGCTATGGCTCCTTACGGCAACAGCAAACTTGTATTTATTATGATGATACCAGTAGTTGCAGTGTTTAGTGTTTTAGTAACTTATATTTGGCCAACTGTAGCAAGTGGAATAAGTGCTTTAACAGGCTTTATGCAAACTGCAGGAGCTCTGGGAGTATTTATCTATGGATTCTTAAACAGATTTTTAATTCCAACAGGATTACATCACTTAATTTGGTCTCCGTTCCTATACTCTGCGGTAGGTGACCAAATGATTATTAATGGAGAAAATATCATTGGAGCTAAACCTGTATTTCTAGCATTGCTTAATGATCCTGCAATCAAGATGATGCCTGATTCAGCAAGATTCTTAACCTATGGTTTAGTTAAAACCTTTGGAGTAATCGGTGTAGCTTTAGCGTTCTATTTCACTGCAAAGAAAGCAAAACGCAATAACTTAAAAGCTCAGTTAATACCATCAACCTTAACTGCAGTAATTGCAGGAATTACTGAGCCTCTAGAATTTACATTTATTTTTGCAGCTCCATTACTTTGGTTTGTTTACTCTGTCATTGATGGGCTGTTCCAAATGTTTGTCTATTTAATAAACGTAAGAGTGTGCGCAACAAATGGTATTTTAGATTTCCTTGTATTAAACCTGCCAGCAGGTATTGCTAGAACTAACTGGCCTATGTATGTAGTAATGGGGCTAGTAGAAATAGTTGTTATGTTTATAGTATTTAAATTCATGATTGAAAAAATGAACTTAAAAACACCTGGAAGAGAAGATGACGACACAGATTCCGTTGTTGATTTAAATGAAAATGCTTCAAAGGTTAAACAGCAGATGAAAGCAACTCAACAAAACACAGTGAATGACGATAGGGAAAAGGCACTTCAGATTATCAATGCTCTTGGTGGAAAAAAGAACATTATAAATGTAGAGAATTGTTTTTCAAGACTTAGAGTTGATGTAGTAGATAATAGTGTTATTGATGAGAAAGCACTAAAAGCTACTGGAGCTGCTGGTGTTGTTAAAAAAGGAAACAATATTCAAGTTGTTTACGGGCTTTCAATTAATAAGATTAGAACCATTGTAGATGAGGCTCTAGAAACAATAGCTTAA
- a CDS encoding RidA family protein, whose amino-acid sequence MDKIVVSTNNAPGAIGPYSQAIKAGHFVYTSGQLPVNPATGELVTDIKEATAQSLENVKAILEEAGSSLDKVVKTLVFIKDMNDFAAMNEVYAKYFTANPPARSCVEVARLPKDAKVEIEVIALLD is encoded by the coding sequence ATGGATAAAATAGTTGTTAGCACAAATAATGCTCCAGGAGCAATAGGACCTTATTCACAAGCTATTAAAGCTGGTCATTTTGTTTACACTTCAGGTCAGCTTCCAGTAAATCCTGCAACAGGTGAATTGGTTACTGATATTAAAGAAGCAACTGCTCAATCACTTGAAAATGTTAAAGCAATCTTAGAAGAAGCAGGAAGCTCCTTGGATAAGGTAGTAAAAACTTTAGTATTTATTAAAGATATGAATGACTTTGCAGCAATGAATGAAGTTTATGCAAAGTATTTTACAGCAAACCCACCAGCAAGATCCTGTGTTGAAGTTGCAAGACTTCCTAAGGATGCTAAAGTGGAAATCGAAGTTATTGCATTATTAGATTAA
- the moaC gene encoding cyclic pyranopterin monophosphate synthase MoaC, producing the protein MELTHIDKNGAARMVDVGDKQNTSREAKAQAVVTMEEETLKLIVSGGIPKGDVFSCARIAGIMAAKKTHELIPMCHPLPIDGINLDITAEEPNRVRIISTVKCTYRTGVEMEALTGASVAALTVYDMCKAVDKGMEIGEIVLLKKTGGKSGTYEKNKN; encoded by the coding sequence ATGGAATTAACGCACATAGATAAAAATGGTGCAGCTAGAATGGTAGACGTGGGGGATAAGCAAAATACTAGTAGAGAAGCTAAAGCTCAGGCAGTAGTGACCATGGAGGAGGAAACTCTGAAGTTGATTGTATCAGGAGGCATTCCAAAGGGAGATGTCTTTTCCTGTGCAAGAATTGCAGGAATTATGGCAGCAAAAAAGACACATGAATTAATACCCATGTGTCACCCGCTGCCTATTGATGGCATTAACCTAGATATTACTGCAGAGGAGCCTAACAGAGTGCGTATCATAAGTACAGTCAAATGCACTTATCGTACGGGAGTTGAAATGGAGGCACTAACTGGAGCTTCGGTTGCAGCTCTTACCGTATATGACATGTGCAAGGCAGTGGACAAGGGAATGGAAATAGGTGAGATAGTTTTGCTAAAAAAGACTGGCGGCAAATCGGGCACCTATGAAAAAAATAAAAACTAA
- a CDS encoding XdhC family protein, with product MLEEAYKALVNNLSLGEGCVMLTYLDLHNKTGGTISSKIILANEEVKNKLIPLTEQINKEIELCLSTGRIRIVNLEDEKALLIEPFAPKPRLIVFGGGHISKPLSEFAARVGFSVTIVDDRPSFANAQRFPEADEVICESFEKVFDKITLKSSDYVVAVTRGHKYDGVILRKVLKHELRYVGMIGSKRRAKGMLEELLEEGYSKEKLNQVHSPIGLDIGAVTPDEIAVSIVAQLISYKNMSSAYSSADKSIQPEFDIEVAEKIIEATEVPKALITVLSSKGSVPRKASAKMIAYMDGRTVGSIGGGCSEAEVIRKARGLMLDKGFLIEHVDMTNDVAESEGMVCGGVMEVLVEVF from the coding sequence ATGTTGGAAGAAGCATACAAAGCATTAGTGAATAATTTAAGCCTAGGTGAAGGTTGTGTAATGCTCACCTATCTAGATCTGCATAATAAGACAGGCGGCACCATATCATCGAAGATAATTTTAGCAAACGAGGAAGTAAAAAATAAATTAATTCCGCTTACAGAACAGATTAATAAGGAAATAGAACTTTGTCTAAGCACTGGGAGGATTCGTATTGTTAATTTGGAAGATGAAAAAGCCTTATTAATAGAGCCTTTTGCGCCCAAACCTCGGCTAATAGTTTTTGGTGGAGGTCATATATCAAAGCCTCTATCAGAGTTTGCAGCAAGAGTAGGCTTTTCTGTTACAATTGTTGACGACAGGCCTTCCTTTGCAAATGCACAGCGTTTCCCTGAGGCTGACGAAGTAATTTGTGAAAGCTTTGAAAAAGTTTTTGATAAAATTACTTTGAAAAGCTCCGATTATGTTGTTGCTGTAACTAGAGGGCACAAGTATGATGGAGTAATACTCAGAAAGGTTCTGAAGCATGAGCTTAGGTATGTGGGCATGATTGGCTCAAAGCGCAGAGCTAAAGGAATGTTGGAGGAATTGCTTGAGGAAGGTTATTCTAAGGAAAAGCTGAATCAGGTTCACTCGCCAATAGGTCTTGATATAGGAGCTGTTACGCCAGATGAAATAGCAGTTTCAATAGTAGCACAGCTTATCAGCTATAAAAATATGAGCTCAGCTTATTCTTCAGCTGATAAATCTATACAACCTGAATTTGATATAGAGGTTGCAGAAAAAATAATTGAAGCAACTGAGGTTCCAAAAGCACTTATAACAGTACTATCCTCAAAGGGTTCTGTACCAAGAAAGGCCAGCGCCAAAATGATAGCCTATATGGATGGAAGAACAGTTGGAAGTATTGGAGGAGGCTGCAGTGAAGCAGAAGTAATAAGAAAGGCAAGAGGACTTATGCTAGATAAAGGCTTCCTTATAGAACATGTAGATATGACTAACGACGTGGCAGAGTCTGAAGGCATGGTATGCGGTGGAGTTATGGAAGTTCTGGTGGAAGTATTTTAG
- a CDS encoding 6-phospho-alpha-glucosidase, translating to MNTFKLVIAGGGSTYTPGIVKSLLTKKEDFKISELRLYDINEERQNKVGVIVKQVVEMFDPEVKLIFTTNPEEAFKDADFIFAQMRVGLYKLRELDEKIPLKYNVVGQETCGPGGLAYGLRTIYPMVEMIDFCEKYASKDYWIVNYSNPAAIVAKAMHKLRPKARILNICDMPVAIMRNMANILDCDRHDIEADYFGLNHFGWFTKIRVKGEDKTEELKSYVREHGYIPPDSRSEVRHNDASWLHTFDNAKHIMKMFPKYLPNTYMQYYLLGDSIVKDADKNRTRANEVMEGREKKIFDAVDQYNATGAIDLSQFFTGVHGEFIVEVAMSLTFDLRKRHLVMVENNGAVKNLPDDAMVEIPAYITKDGPEPIRVGEIPTFYKGLIEQQEACEKLVVEAAIEGSYEKALMAFTMNKTIPSAFVAKQILDDMIEANKEYWPELK from the coding sequence ATGAACACATTCAAATTAGTAATTGCGGGTGGTGGTAGCACATATACACCAGGAATAGTTAAAAGCTTGCTTACAAAAAAAGAAGATTTTAAAATCTCGGAGCTGAGATTATATGACATAAATGAAGAACGTCAAAATAAAGTTGGAGTCATCGTAAAGCAAGTAGTTGAAATGTTTGATCCAGAGGTTAAGCTTATATTCACAACAAATCCAGAAGAAGCCTTTAAGGATGCGGACTTTATATTTGCTCAAATGCGTGTTGGATTATATAAATTAAGAGAATTAGATGAAAAGATTCCGTTAAAATATAATGTAGTTGGACAAGAAACTTGCGGTCCAGGAGGACTAGCTTATGGGCTAAGAACTATATATCCAATGGTTGAAATGATAGATTTCTGTGAAAAATATGCTAGCAAAGATTATTGGATTGTTAATTACTCTAATCCAGCTGCTATTGTTGCAAAAGCAATGCATAAGCTTAGACCAAAAGCAAGAATTTTAAACATATGCGATATGCCTGTGGCAATCATGAGAAATATGGCTAATATTTTGGATTGCGATAGACATGATATAGAAGCTGATTATTTTGGCTTGAATCACTTTGGGTGGTTCACGAAGATAAGAGTCAAGGGTGAAGATAAAACAGAGGAATTAAAGTCATATGTGAGAGAGCACGGGTATATTCCTCCTGATTCAAGAAGTGAAGTAAGACATAATGATGCCTCCTGGCTTCATACTTTTGACAACGCTAAGCATATAATGAAAATGTTCCCTAAGTATCTTCCAAATACTTATATGCAGTATTATCTACTAGGAGACAGCATCGTTAAAGATGCAGATAAAAACCGTACTAGAGCTAATGAAGTAATGGAAGGAAGAGAAAAGAAAATCTTTGATGCAGTAGATCAATATAATGCTACTGGGGCAATAGATCTTTCACAATTCTTTACAGGAGTACATGGAGAGTTTATAGTTGAGGTAGCTATGAGCTTGACTTTTGACCTGAGAAAGAGACATTTAGTTATGGTTGAAAACAATGGCGCTGTTAAGAATCTGCCAGATGATGCAATGGTAGAAATACCAGCCTACATTACTAAAGATGGACCAGAGCCAATACGTGTAGGTGAAATTCCAACTTTCTATAAAGGCTTAATAGAGCAGCAGGAAGCTTGTGAAAAATTAGTTGTTGAAGCTGCAATTGAAGGCTCCTATGAAAAAGCTCTTATGGCATTTACAATGAATAAAACAATACCATCTGCTTTTGTTGCAAAACAGATATTAGATGATATGATTGAAGCTAATAAGGAATATTGGCCGGAATTAAAGTAA